A single Dreissena polymorpha isolate Duluth1 chromosome 14, UMN_Dpol_1.0, whole genome shotgun sequence DNA region contains:
- the LOC127857881 gene encoding uncharacterized protein LOC127857881 isoform X1, with amino-acid sequence MAEDNDKYSRRSFVSSLPSDYSDVQPRNYDPEFISAISNQMQVPDSIPVLNGGDTEFDMRRGLDWPEESQGQRRHNMNVPERIMLADMFEVESGGGHHIGSRQDFHLNFDGLPRGDYYESVGLQTPPRTLTLDERFPSLASEDNDETNNAETRIPNGRTVAVRDPVTPTSEIMMSEESSLQLRSQLHQLNRRLTMLEKNQDVMVNRERLVFGATFGYFILKFMFWFFRSK; translated from the exons ATGGCTGAAGATAATGACAAG TACTCCAGACGGAGTTTTGTGTCCAGTTTGCCGTCAGACTACAGCGATGTACAGCCACGGAATTACGATCCAGAATTTATATCAGCCATCAGTAATCAGATGCAGGTTCCGGACTCAATCCCAGTTCTAAATGGTGGAGACACTG AGTTTGACATGCGCCGAGGATTGGACTGGCCAGAAGAGTCACAAGGGCAGCGCAGACACAACATGAATGTCCCCGAAAGAATAATGTTAGCAG acatgTTTGAAGTAGAATCAG GGGGAGGTCATCACATTGGTTCACGACAAGACTTTCACCTGAACTTTGATGGACTTCCTAGGGGAGACTACTACGAATCTGTCGGACTTCAGACCCCGCCAAGGACCCTAACTCTGGATGAGAGGTTTCCTTCCCTTGCTTCTGAGGATAATGATGAGACAAATAATGCAGAAACTAGAATACCAAATGG CAGGACTGTGGCTGTGAGAGATCCTGTGACACCGACATCAGAGATAATGATGTCAGAGGAGAGTTCACTTCAGTTACGCTCACAG TTGCATCAGTTAAACAGAAGGCTGACAATGCTTGAAAAAAATCAAGACGTCATGGTGAACAGAGAAAGGCTAGTTTTTGGAGCGACATTCGGATATTTTATTCTCAAATTCATGTTTTGGTTTTTCCGCAGTAAATGA
- the LOC127857881 gene encoding uncharacterized protein LOC127857881 isoform X2 produces MAEDNDKYSRRSFVSSLPSDYSDVQPRNYDPEFISAISNQMQVPDSIPVLNGGDTEFDMRRGLDWPEESQGQRRHNMNVPERIMLAGGGHHIGSRQDFHLNFDGLPRGDYYESVGLQTPPRTLTLDERFPSLASEDNDETNNAETRIPNGRTVAVRDPVTPTSEIMMSEESSLQLRSQLHQLNRRLTMLEKNQDVMVNRERLVFGATFGYFILKFMFWFFRSK; encoded by the exons ATGGCTGAAGATAATGACAAG TACTCCAGACGGAGTTTTGTGTCCAGTTTGCCGTCAGACTACAGCGATGTACAGCCACGGAATTACGATCCAGAATTTATATCAGCCATCAGTAATCAGATGCAGGTTCCGGACTCAATCCCAGTTCTAAATGGTGGAGACACTG AGTTTGACATGCGCCGAGGATTGGACTGGCCAGAAGAGTCACAAGGGCAGCGCAGACACAACATGAATGTCCCCGAAAGAATAATGTTAGCAG GGGGAGGTCATCACATTGGTTCACGACAAGACTTTCACCTGAACTTTGATGGACTTCCTAGGGGAGACTACTACGAATCTGTCGGACTTCAGACCCCGCCAAGGACCCTAACTCTGGATGAGAGGTTTCCTTCCCTTGCTTCTGAGGATAATGATGAGACAAATAATGCAGAAACTAGAATACCAAATGG CAGGACTGTGGCTGTGAGAGATCCTGTGACACCGACATCAGAGATAATGATGTCAGAGGAGAGTTCACTTCAGTTACGCTCACAG TTGCATCAGTTAAACAGAAGGCTGACAATGCTTGAAAAAAATCAAGACGTCATGGTGAACAGAGAAAGGCTAGTTTTTGGAGCGACATTCGGATATTTTATTCTCAAATTCATGTTTTGGTTTTTCCGCAGTAAATGA
- the LOC127857300 gene encoding calmodulin-A-like yields MDEEQAIRKLEDVVEIMTDMAHIRRSSHSGPSSVTKMLPEISPTLVQEVIEGFSLFDKHNQNGLDIHELATVFRALGQNPTDAELHEIMRNYDVNRDGVIQKEDFEQMILSYMKPMVQVQEELRDAFRIFDKDGSGFIDKTGNAINSRF; encoded by the exons ATGGATGAGGAGCAGGCGATACGCAAGCTTGAAGACGTTGTTGAAATT ATGACGGATATGGCACACATCAGGCGAAGCTCACATTCAGGGCCCTCG AGTGTAACGAAAATGCTTCCGGAAATAAGTCCGACACTTGTACAAG AGGTGATTGAAGGGTTCAGCCTGTTTGACAAGCACAACCAGAACGGTCTTGATATTCACGAGCTTGCAACGGTGTTTCGAGCCCTTGGGCAGAATCCCACGGATGCCGAGCTGCACGAAATCATGCGAAACTACGATGTGAACC GCGATGGGGTCATACAGAAGGAAGATTTCGAGCAGATGATTCTGTCCTACATGAAGCCAATGGTGCAGGTACAGGAGGAATTGAGGGACGCATTCAGAATATTCGACAAGGACGGCAGCGGGTTCATTGACAAGACAGGTAATGCAATAAATAGCAGGTTTTAA
- the LOC127858855 gene encoding uncharacterized protein LOC127858855: MLLLRLVLRSISFLFSCELPRVSFAKMDLTKILFIPIMGSALFLRYCHCAFSGSIVEKCDSRGVYDMEIFFTQDGSAGTGNCSCPDWIGDRCCQVLERLQAKLPTCNPGCLNEGVCFTNDTCQCVNGFFGPRCERGGDMEERLKPRLNPTLPLRDLYQPLSWYDGPEAAWDNRACYVKVSMENSPDDVIITAVSTKSDVISATFGNFTAGPMDAEGKNNGSFRFACLEVRCPSANISGDAFDVTVDVSLESAFGPCHISEHASISGFKKEAAADAGNSDKGRFVLHYGNNYGSKFGVYAVNGYLTNALYLSRQKCYSGSEFDVTNVNVTRGAAITYAC, encoded by the exons ATGTTGCTTTTACGTCTCGTTTTACGTAGTAttagttttcttttttcttgcgAGTTACCAAGAGTGTCTTTTGCAAAAATGGATTTAACGAAAATTTTGTTTATACCCATCATGGGCTCTGCTCTGTTCTTGCGGTACTGTCATTGTG CCTTTTCCGGGTCCATTGTTGAAAAATGCGACTCACGCGGCGTCTACGACATGGAGATATTCTTCACGCAGGATGGTTCCGCCGGAACCGGAAACTGTAGCTGTCCTGATTGGATCGGTGATAGATGTTGTCAAG TGCTTGAGCGTCTGCAAGCGAAGCTGCCCACGTGCAATCCAGGATGTCTTAATGAAGGCGTATGCTTTACCAACGATACTTGCCAATGCGTCAATGGGTTCTTTGGTCCTCGCTGCGAAAGAG GCGGTGATATGGAAGAACGTCTGAAGCCCCGTCTCAATCCCACGCTGCCTCTACGTGACCTCTATCAGCCCCTCTCCTGGTATGACGGCCCCGAGGCCGCCTGGGACAACAGGGCCTGCTACGTGAAGGTCTCCATGGAG AACTCCCCAGATGACGTCATTATAACCGCGGTGAGCACGAAGAGTGACGTCATTTCCGCTACATTCGGTAATTTTACGGCTGGCCCTATGGACGCCGAAGGAAAAAACAATGGATCTTTTCGATTTGCATGCCTGGAG GTTCGATGTCCGAGTGCCAATATTTCCGGGGATGCATTTGATGTCACTGTCGATGTCTCGTTGGAGTCCGCTTTTGGGCCTTGTCACATAAG cGAGCATGCCAGTATCAGCGGCTTCAAAAAGGAGGCGGCAGCCGACGCCGGAAATAGTGACAAAGGGCGCTTCGTGCTCCATTACGGCAACAACTACGGCTCCAAGTTCGGCGTGTATGCCGTCAACGGTTATTTGACAAACGCTCTCTACCTATCACGTCAGAAATGCTACAGCGGCAGCGAGTTTGACGTCACTAACGTCAACGTCACTCGAGGCGCGGCCATCACGTACGCGTGCTAA